A window of the Hypomesus transpacificus isolate Combined female chromosome 10, fHypTra1, whole genome shotgun sequence genome harbors these coding sequences:
- the acadm gene encoding medium-chain specific acyl-CoA dehydrogenase, mitochondrial, whose protein sequence is MLLNKVVRAGIQTGIRLQSTSATASARAATSPVTQGGFCFELTEQQKEFQELARKFAREEIVPAAAAYDKSGEYPFPIIKRAWELGLMNSHIPEDCGGMGLSIFDSCLITEELAYGCTGVQTAIEANSLGQMPVIIAGNDEQRKKYLGRMTEEPLMCAYGVTEPGAGSDVAAIKTRAVKMGDEYVVNGQKMWITNGGKANWYFLLARTDSDPKCPASKAFTGFIVDADTPGILVGRKELNMGQRCSDTRGITFEDVRIPKENVLIGEGAGFKIAMGAFDKTRPPVAAGATGLAQRALDEATRYSLERKTFGRLIAEHQAVSFLLAEMAMKVELARMAYQRSAWEVDSGRRNTYYASIAKAYAGDIANQVASDAVQVFGGNGFNSEYPVEKLMRDAKIYQIYEGTAQIQRLIISREHFGRFKK, encoded by the exons GTTGTGAGAGCCGGGATTCAGACAGGAATCCGGCTTCAGAGCACAAGTGCTACAGCCAGCGCAAGGGCAGCTACCAGTCCTGTTACACAAGGAGGGTTCTGCTTTG AGTTGACCGAACAACAGAAGGAGTTTCAGGAGTTGGCTCGCAAGTTCGCCCGGGAGGAGATtgttccagctgcagcagcaTACGATAAAAGTGGTGAA TATCCCTTCCCCATCATTAAGCGAGCATGGGAGCTGGGTCTGATGAACTCTCACATTCCAGAAGATTGCG GTGGAATGGGTCTGTCTATTTTTGATTCTTGCCTTATCACAGAAGAGCTGGCCTATGGCTGCACTGGAGTCCAGACTGCCATAGAGGCCAACTCTCTGGGT CAAATGCCAGTTATCATTGCTGGCAATGATGAACAGAGGAAGAAATACCTGGGAAGAATGACTGAGGAACCACtcatgtgt GCGTATGGTGTGACAGAGCCTGGGGCTGGCTCAGATGTTGCAGCCATCAAGACGCGTGCAGTGAAGATGGGGGATGAGTATGTTGTCAATGGACAGAAGATGTGGATCACCAATGGTGGCAAAGCTAACTG GTACTTCCTCCTGGCCCGCACTGACTCCGATCCTAAATGCCCAGCCAGCAAGGCTTTCACAGGCTTCATTGTCGACGCAGACACTCCTGGAATCCTCGTTGGCAGGAAG GAGCTGAACATGGGCCAGAGGTGCTCAGACACCAGGGGCATCACTTTTGAGGATGTGAGGATACCCAAGGAGAATGTCCTGATTGGAGAGGGAGCTGGCTTCAAGATCGCTATGGGGGCCTTTGATAAAACCCGTCCACCG GTTGCCGCAGGGGCCACAGGCCTAGCACAGAGGGCACTGGATGAGGCCACCAGGTACTCCCTCGAGAGGAAGACCTTTGGAAGATTAATCGCTGAG CACCAGGCGGTATCCTTCCTCCTGGCTGAGATGGCCATGAAGGTGGAGCTGGCTAGGATGGCCTATCAGAGGTCAGCCTGGGAGGTGGACTCGGGCCGCAGGAACACGTACTACGCCTCCATTGCCAAGGCCTACGCCGGAGACATCGCTAACCAGGTGGCTAGCGACGCCGTACAGGTGTTCGGCGGCAACGGATTCAACAGTGAATATCCAGTGGAGAAACTGATGAGAGATGCCAAGATTTACCAG ATCTACGAAGGAACCGCCCAGATTCAGAGACTAATCATTTCTCGTGAACACTTCGGGAGATTCAAGAAATGA